A genomic window from Lotus japonicus ecotype B-129 chromosome 1, LjGifu_v1.2 includes:
- the LOC130745298 gene encoding uncharacterized protein LOC130745298: MAAEQAPYPFTVQDAQTASHTLYIHPNESPSTVLVSPPLSEGNYHNWARAMKMSLLTKNKLGFVDGTIAEPPQDHPVLPFWQRCNMLVLSWLIKSISVEIAQSILWRDKATDVWKELRERFAQADLFRISELQEEIFSLKQGDNSVSKFYTSMKTLWDELDILNPLPVCTCNPRCACGAIKNIEDERNKNQVVRFLRGLNDQFSGVRSQLMLLDNLPNVNRVFALIAQQERQFSFENVSGSRALIASRENSNDNRGSQSDHNRNSQSNYGGCQSSSGNNRYSSKKCSYCGKMGHTVEDCYKKHGFPPGFKFKNPKYAQRSANLAHSTGGFVMVLNSLSRRHELMHTT; encoded by the coding sequence ATGGCGGCTGAACAAGCGCCATACCCATTCACAGTGCAAGATGCACAAACCGCTTCCCACACTCTCTACATCCACCCGAACGAGAGTCCTTCCACCGTGTTGGTGTCACCGCCACTCTCAGAAGGCAACTACCACAACTGGGCAAGAGCTATGAAGATGAGTCTTCTCACGAAGAACAAGCTGGGTTTCGTTGATGGAACGATCGCAGAGCCGCCACAAGATCATCCCGTTCTTCCTTTCTGGCAGCGATGCAACATGCTTGTGTTGAGTTGGCTAATCAAATCGATCAGCGTGGAGATTGCTCAGTCGATTCTATGGCGAGACAAGGCAACAGATGTATGGAAGGAGCTTCGTGAAAGATTCGCTCAAGCAGATCTGTTCAGAATCTCAGAACTTCAAGAAGAGATCTTCAGTCTGAAACAAGGTGACAATTCTGTCTCAAAATTCTATACAAGTATGAAAACTCTCTGGGATGAATTGGATATTCTGAATCCATTGCCTGTATGCACTTGTAATCCTCGTTGTGCTTGTGGAGCAATCAAGAATATTGAGGATGAACGTAATAAGAATCAGGTAGTTAGGTTTCTCAGAGGTTTGAATGATCAATTTTCTGGGGTTAGATCCCAATTGATGTTGTTAGACAATTTACCCAATGTGAATCGGGTTTTTGCCCTCATTGCTCAGCAAGAAAGACAATTTTCTTTTGAGAATGTCTCTGGATCAAGGGCACTGATAGCTTCACGAGAGAATTCTAATGATAATAGAGGGTCACAGTCAGATCATAACAGGAATTCTCAATCCAATTATGGAGGTTGTCAATCTAGCTCAGGAAACAATAGATACTCAAGCAAGAAATGTTCTTACTGTGGAAAAATGGGGCATACTGTTGAGGATTGCTACAAGAAGCATGGTTTCCCTCCTGGCTTCAAGTTCAAGAACCCGAAATATGCACAGAGATCAGCCAATCTGGCACATTCTACTGGAGGATTTGTTATGGTGCTCAATTCTCTCTCGAGAAGGCATGAGCTGATGCATACCACGTAA